In one Mustela lutreola isolate mMusLut2 chromosome 8, mMusLut2.pri, whole genome shotgun sequence genomic region, the following are encoded:
- the LOC131839684 gene encoding basic proline-rich protein-like produces MVLATPLPVQENVSKVQVVETTGKQNGTRTFQRRLELQGPQPHRPAPRVTIPEQELPGADPARRGATGSPRAAGARSPGRRGDARGHPGLALSEAGARPPRTPTPPHPTPGARMQLRLLRRAGPAPSPRSSPERGPDPYLGRKWVPAYSPPGARERASSPPRPRRTPRAPRGMAAPPHAPRNLAGQWAGGRGCEGLPGLDSTCASFAWRPGRGGRGVQRPPWGAPDPWNFPDRPSVSEQILLVLMRGVYPSLLLPRSPHPAPAKNFPNLGGSSQRQAPG; encoded by the exons ATGGTTTTGGCCACACCATTACCTGTTCAA GAAAATGTCAGCAAGGTGCAAGTAGTAGAAACTACTGGAAAACAGAACGGGACT AGAACTTTCCAGAGACGTTTGGAGTTGCAGGGACCCCAGCCCCACCGACCTGCTCCTAGAGTAACCATCCCGGAGCAAGAGCTCCCTGGGGCCGACCCGGCGCGGCGTGGCGCCACAGGTTCCCCCCGGGCCGCCGGGGCGAG GTCTCCCGGCAGGCGTGGGGACGCGCGCGGGCACCCTGGCCTCGCACTCTCGGAGGCCGGGGCGCGCCCTCcacgcacccccaccccaccccaccccacccccggggccCGAATGCAGCTCCGCCTCCTGCGCCGagcaggccccgccccctccccgcgctCCTCGCCCGAGCGCGGCCCTGACCCCTACCTGGGCCGGAAGTGGGTGCCCGCTTACTCCCCTCCCGGGGCGCGGGAACGTGCTTCCTCCCCGCCGCGCCCCCGCCGCACCCCGCGCGCGCCGAGAGGGATGGCCGCGCCGCCACATGCGCCTCGGAACCTCGCAGGGCAGTGGGCCGGCGGCCGGGGCTGCGAGGGCCTTCCCGGACTCGACTCGACCTGCGCCTCCTTCGCCTGGCGCCCGGGACGCGGGGGAAGGGGAGTGCAGCGCCCACCCTGGGGCGCCCCGGATCCCTGGAACTTCCCGGACAGGCCCAGTGTCTCGGAACAAATTCTCCTCGTTTTAATGCGCGGTGTCTACCCCAGTCTCCTGCTtccccgctccccccaccccgcccccgccaagAACTTCCCCAATTTGGGGGGTTCAAGCCAGCGGCAGGCTCCGGGCTGA